From a region of the Marinitoga hydrogenitolerans DSM 16785 genome:
- the radC gene encoding RadC family protein, which yields MAELPREKLLKYGPKNLTINELLAIIIRKGTKEKNVFEISKEISKKYSLKDLFSMNVEQLCETEGIGPVTAVTLKAVFELGIRFHKESLKKENLKLDSPDKVYELLYDEMIFSDKEIVKCISLNSKLNPISIDTISIGTANQSILHPRDIFKTAIKNNAITILIVHNHPSGDSEPSIQDYEITKKIERSGELLGIKLSDHVIIGKSEYYSFKMGRKVIRNG from the coding sequence ATGGCTGAATTACCAAGGGAAAAATTATTAAAATATGGACCAAAAAATTTGACTATTAATGAATTATTAGCTATAATAATAAGAAAGGGAACCAAAGAAAAAAATGTTTTTGAAATCTCAAAAGAAATTTCAAAAAAGTATTCCCTAAAAGACTTATTTTCTATGAATGTTGAGCAATTATGCGAAACAGAAGGAATAGGTCCTGTTACAGCAGTAACGTTGAAAGCTGTTTTTGAACTTGGAATAAGATTTCACAAAGAATCACTAAAAAAAGAAAACTTAAAATTAGATTCACCAGATAAAGTATATGAACTATTGTATGATGAAATGATTTTTTCAGATAAAGAAATTGTAAAATGTATATCTTTAAATAGTAAATTAAACCCTATTTCTATCGATACAATTAGTATTGGTACGGCGAATCAATCTATTTTACACCCAAGAGATATCTTTAAAACAGCAATAAAAAACAATGCAATAACTATATTAATTGTTCATAACCACCCATCTGGAGATAGCGAACCAAGCATACAGGATTATGAAATAACAAAAAAGATAGAAAGAAGCGGTGAATTGTTGGGAATAAAATTATCAGATCATGTAATAATTGGTAAATCAGAATATTATAGTTTTAAAATGGGAAGAAAGGTGATTAGAAATGGATAA
- a CDS encoding HD domain-containing protein: protein MNREEAIKLLKQHVKNDNLVKHCLAVGAIMKGLAKELNENEERWEIIGILHDLDYEYTKNNPEIHAKKTVEILENQITDEEKNAILAHNEHASLNTKLDYSLYAADPISGLVTAAVLVRPDKKIEGLKVKSLKKKFKDKSFAAGANRENIKKIEEINIELSKFFEISIESMKEIAEELGL, encoded by the coding sequence ATGAATAGAGAAGAAGCCATTAAATTATTAAAACAACATGTAAAAAATGATAATTTAGTCAAACATTGTTTAGCGGTAGGAGCTATAATGAAAGGTTTAGCGAAAGAATTAAATGAAAATGAAGAAAGATGGGAAATAATAGGTATTTTACATGATCTTGATTACGAATATACAAAAAATAATCCAGAAATCCATGCAAAAAAAACAGTAGAAATATTAGAAAATCAAATAACAGATGAAGAAAAAAATGCAATTTTAGCCCATAATGAACATGCTTCTTTAAACACAAAATTAGATTATTCATTATATGCAGCAGATCCTATATCAGGATTAGTAACAGCTGCAGTTTTAGTGAGACCAGACAAAAAAATTGAAGGACTAAAAGTAAAATCATTAAAGAAAAAATTTAAAGATAAATCATTTGCAGCTGGAGCTAATAGAGAAAACATAAAGAAAATTGAAGAAATAAATATAGAGTTAAGCAAATTTTTTGAGATATCCATAGAGTCAATGAAAGAAATAGCAGAAGAACTTGGATTATAA
- the deoC gene encoding deoxyribose-phosphate aldolase, whose product MDLRELIKKEIERYNKEFKITEKDISLTPKDVAKYIDHTILKATTTPKDIKRICKEAKDYHFFSVCVNPVYVPLAKEELKGTDVKVATVIGFPLGSNSIDVKAYETDIALNDGADEFDMVINVGMLKAEEYNYIYDEIKAVVEAAQGKTVKVIIETCYLTTEEKIAACVISKEAGAHFVKTSTGFGTGGATVEDVALMKFVVGEALKVKASGGVRSFEDAEKMIKVGAERIGASSGVKIVSGEKSNADY is encoded by the coding sequence ATGGATTTAAGAGAACTAATCAAAAAAGAAATAGAAAGATATAACAAAGAATTTAAAATCACAGAAAAAGACATTTCTTTAACTCCAAAAGATGTTGCAAAATACATAGATCATACTATCTTAAAAGCAACAACAACGCCTAAAGATATAAAAAGAATATGTAAAGAAGCAAAGGATTATCACTTTTTCTCAGTATGTGTAAATCCTGTATATGTTCCATTAGCAAAAGAAGAGTTAAAAGGAACAGATGTAAAAGTAGCTACAGTAATAGGTTTTCCTCTAGGTTCAAATTCCATAGATGTAAAAGCATATGAAACAGATATAGCTTTAAATGATGGTGCGGATGAATTCGATATGGTTATTAATGTGGGTATGTTAAAAGCTGAAGAATATAATTATATATATGATGAAATAAAAGCAGTTGTTGAGGCAGCTCAAGGAAAAACAGTAAAAGTAATTATAGAAACATGTTATTTAACAACAGAAGAAAAAATAGCAGCATGTGTAATATCAAAAGAAGCTGGAGCGCATTTCGTAAAAACATCCACAGGTTTTGGAACTGGTGGAGCAACAGTCGAAGATGTCGCTTTAATGAAATTTGTAGTTGGTGAAGCATTAAAAGTAAAAGCATCAGGCGGAGTTAGAAGTTTTGAAGATGCTGAAAAAATGATAAAAGTTGGAGCAGAAAGAATTGGGGCAAGTTCAGGAGTAAAAATTGTGAGTGGTGAAAAATCTAACGCAGATTATTAA
- a CDS encoding acetate uptake transporter encodes MEIKNVSISEKLANPAPLGLMGFGMTTVLLNLHNAGIYELNVMIMAMGIFYGGLAQVIAGIFEMKKNNTFGATAFTSYGLFWLSLVGIWTMPKMGLGEPASATAVAFYLLLWGIFTLFMYIGTLNGNKSLQVVFGTLTILFFLLAIGDFTGSAIIKTIAGWEGIFCGASAIYTAMGEVLNEKLGKTVLPL; translated from the coding sequence ATGGAAATAAAGAATGTGAGTATCTCAGAAAAATTGGCAAATCCTGCTCCATTAGGTTTAATGGGCTTTGGTATGACAACAGTGCTATTAAATCTTCATAATGCAGGTATTTATGAGTTAAATGTGATGATTATGGCAATGGGAATTTTTTATGGTGGATTAGCTCAAGTGATTGCTGGTATTTTTGAAATGAAAAAGAATAATACTTTTGGTGCTACAGCATTTACATCTTATGGTTTATTTTGGTTGTCATTGGTGGGTATTTGGACAATGCCAAAAATGGGATTAGGCGAACCAGCATCTGCAACTGCAGTAGCATTTTATCTTTTGTTATGGGGAATTTTTACATTATTTATGTACATAGGAACATTAAATGGTAACAAATCACTTCAGGTTGTATTTGGAACGTTGACGATATTATTTTTCTTATTAGCAATAGGTGATTTTACTGGAAGTGCGATAATAAAAACTATTGCTGGTTGGGAAGGAATCTTTTGTGGTGCTTCTGCAATATATACAGCAATGGGAGAAGTATTAAATGAAAAATTAGGAAAAACCGTATTACCATTATAA